The genomic DNA TGAACTCTTGTGGGCTTATacaaatattgaaatgctGTGATCTTCTCCTGGTGGGTCAGATCTGGGATACTGTTTACTTTTCGATAGATCTTACGCACAAAGGATTGGAAACGCACATTGTTGATAAGCTTCAAATAAAGCAGCTCCTCCAAACTTCGTGGTGCTCCCCGcattttgatcaaatgGATGCTAGCTCACCTTCAGGAGAGATATAATGGTTATTGTTGTACGCCTTTTCCCTTGTGTGCgtgttatttttttattggaAACGGAAATTTTACatagtttttgaaaacagaTATTGGACATCAAAAACTTCGtggtttcttcaaataaagCAAAGTGAGTGGCATTGAACAAGTACACATCAGTCCAGTTGATCAACTCTTAGAattgaaatcaagaattgacAATGATTGATGACGAACAACTAAATAAGCTGGC from Zygotorulaspora mrakii chromosome 7, complete sequence includes the following:
- the MRX7 gene encoding Mrx7p (similar to Saccharomyces cerevisiae YNL211C; ancestral locus Anc_2.36); the encoded protein is MRGAPRSLEELLYLKLINNVRFQSFVRKIYRKVNSIPDLTHQEKITAFQYLYKPTRVHKFKAFKILFWDEIRATLGFKRQAEKFFK